The Aquabacterium sp. A3 DNA window CGAACGCCGGCAGGGCGCCAGCCAGCCGCGCCACAGCCGCGCAGGGCGCGTGCCCCTCGTGGTGGTGGGTGTCGATCTCGTTGTCCATCAGGGTTTCGATCTCGTGGGCGTTGAGGTTGCCCGAGACCATCATGCGCAGGTAGTCGGTCACGAACTCGACCACGTGGTGGTCATGGCCGACGTTGGGGTACTTCTGGAACAGGGCCGAGTTGTGCGGGTCTTCGACGTCCTTTTCGATGGACATCAGGCCTTCCTTGCGCACCTTCTGCAGGATCTCGTACATCATGGCCATCAGCTCCATGTAGCGATCCTTGGTGTACTTGGAGCCCTTGAAGCAGGCGCCCAGCGCGCCACCCGTGGCCTTGAGCACCTTGGGCTGGTTGTTCACCACGAAGGCGCCCAGCGCGCCGCCCAGGATGGCCATCATCTCGGTGGGCAAGGCTTTGATGATCACATCCAGGTTGCCGCCGTGGATGATGTAGGCGCCAAAGATGCAGCCGAAGCAGACGACGTAGCCAA harbors:
- the motA gene encoding flagellar motor stator protein MotA; this encodes MFPIIGYVVCFGCIFGAYIIHGGNLDVIIKALPTEMMAILGGALGAFVVNNQPKVLKATGGALGACFKGSKYTKDRYMELMAMMYEILQKVRKEGLMSIEKDVEDPHNSALFQKYPNVGHDHHVVEFVTDYLRMMVSGNLNAHEIETLMDNEIDTHHHEGHAPCAAVARLAGALPAFGIVAAVLGVVNTMGSVGQPPAVLGGMIASALVGTFLGILLAYGVVEPLAGLMEQKLDEGTKEFQAVKTVLLASMQGYAPQVAIEFGRKVLYSTERPTFAELEAHVKKK